One window of the bacterium genome contains the following:
- a CDS encoding molybdenum cofactor biosynthesis protein MoaE: protein MNPPEAAETWVGLSDAPLPLDQVYAWVGRPDCGGIVVFSGTARDHSEGRPGVTVLEYEAYEEQVVPRLEALVDEARVRWPDIGRVALLHRVGRVEIGDSAVVAAVSAPHREEAFAAARFCIDALKATIPIWKKEAWQGGESWGLEAQHISDAETLLPSGESVS from the coding sequence GTGAACCCGCCTGAAGCCGCTGAGACGTGGGTTGGACTGAGCGATGCCCCGCTGCCGTTGGACCAGGTATATGCATGGGTGGGGCGACCCGACTGCGGTGGCATCGTGGTGTTCAGCGGGACGGCCCGCGACCACTCCGAGGGCCGGCCGGGGGTGACCGTGCTGGAATACGAAGCCTACGAAGAGCAGGTGGTCCCCCGCTTGGAGGCGCTGGTCGACGAAGCCCGGGTCCGGTGGCCGGATATCGGTCGGGTGGCGCTCCTGCATCGCGTGGGCCGGGTGGAGATCGGCGATTCGGCGGTGGTGGCCGCGGTCTCCGCCCCCCACCGCGAAGAGGCGTTTGCCGCCGCCCGATTCTGTATCGACGCTCTGAAGGCCACAATCCCCATTTGGAAGAAGGAGGCTTGGCAAGGAGGCGAGAGCTGGGGCTTGGAGGCTCAGCACATCTCAGACGCCGAGACCCTCCTTCCTTCGGGCGAGTCGGTCAGCTGA
- a CDS encoding zinc-dependent metalloprotease translates to MSDPDSPEEFNPFKGMPIFGDLGKLFSQQASSTWETARQFAVAVATEGQSEPNVDPSDRIALEELGRVAELQVANATGLSTTRDGQAATIVPVNRTQWATATLEAYQHLLEPIGDVSGRVGAEEASFDPAQAMFGQIMKMIGPVMLSMTAGSMVGNLARRSMGQYDLPIPRGGSTLMVVPANMDALADEWSLDASDLRLWVCLSELTHHAVLSIPHVSRRLDELLADYVRGFEADPAALESRLSELDFANPESMGDIQSVLGDPEIILGAIQSPAQRILLPQITALVTVIAGYVDWTMDSIGRGLIGSYQRLSEALRRRRVTADQADRFIERMFGLELTQDQYDRGSAFASGVLERAGTDGLARLWQSERELPTPAEVDAPGLWLARIDLPD, encoded by the coding sequence GTGAGCGATCCCGACTCACCTGAGGAGTTCAACCCCTTCAAGGGAATGCCGATTTTCGGTGACCTGGGCAAGCTCTTCTCCCAGCAGGCCTCCTCCACTTGGGAGACGGCGCGCCAGTTCGCGGTGGCAGTGGCCACCGAAGGACAGTCTGAGCCCAATGTCGACCCGTCCGACCGCATCGCGCTAGAGGAGTTGGGGCGGGTGGCGGAGCTCCAGGTGGCCAACGCCACCGGCTTGTCCACCACCCGCGACGGCCAGGCGGCCACGATCGTGCCGGTGAACCGCACACAATGGGCCACTGCCACGCTGGAGGCCTATCAGCATCTGCTGGAGCCCATCGGAGACGTGTCGGGCCGGGTGGGTGCGGAAGAGGCCTCTTTCGACCCCGCCCAGGCCATGTTCGGCCAGATCATGAAGATGATCGGCCCGGTCATGCTCAGCATGACCGCGGGCAGCATGGTGGGCAACCTCGCCCGTCGGAGCATGGGCCAGTACGACCTACCCATTCCCCGGGGCGGCTCGACGCTGATGGTGGTACCGGCCAACATGGACGCCTTGGCCGACGAGTGGAGCCTGGATGCCTCCGACCTGCGGCTTTGGGTGTGTCTGAGCGAGCTGACCCACCATGCAGTGCTCTCGATCCCCCATGTGAGCCGGCGCCTCGATGAGCTGCTGGCCGACTACGTCCGCGGCTTCGAGGCCGATCCGGCGGCGCTGGAGAGCCGGCTGAGCGAACTGGACTTCGCCAATCCCGAGTCCATGGGCGACATCCAGTCGGTGCTGGGCGATCCCGAGATCATCCTGGGGGCTATCCAATCACCGGCCCAGCGGATTCTGCTGCCGCAGATCACGGCGTTGGTCACAGTGATCGCCGGCTATGTCGACTGGACCATGGACAGCATCGGACGCGGGCTCATCGGCTCCTACCAACGCCTGAGCGAAGCGCTGAGACGGCGGCGGGTGACGGCCGACCAGGCCGATCGCTTCATTGAGAGGATGTTCGGTCTCGAACTCACCCAAGACCAGTACGACCGCGGATCGGCCTTCGCCAGCGGCGTGTTGGAGCGGGCGGGAACCGATGGTCTGGCTCGGCTGTGGCAATCGGAGAGAGAACTGCCTACGCCCGCTGAGGTTGATGCTCCGGGCCTGTGGCTGGCCCGGATCGACCTGCCTGATTAG
- a CDS encoding response regulator transcription factor: protein MSGSARVLIVEDEESFVEALTVGLTREGFTVNVARDGKEALDLFNSYSPDIVLLDVMLPLVSGVDVCRQIRARSQVPIIMVTAKGEEIDAVVGLEVGADDYVTKPYRLRELISRMRSLLRRARWRAESNTFRGGVIEVGDVAVDPERHEVFVRGQPIELPLKEFDLLELLLTNAGRVLTRDALIDQVWGSDYVGDTKTLDVHVKRLRSKIENDPSNPCRIVTIRGLGYKYATGLPAESAPP from the coding sequence ATGAGCGGGTCGGCCAGGGTCCTCATCGTCGAAGACGAGGAGTCCTTTGTCGAGGCGCTGACCGTGGGCCTGACCCGCGAGGGATTCACCGTGAATGTCGCCCGCGACGGCAAAGAGGCCCTCGATCTGTTCAACTCCTACTCCCCTGACATCGTGTTGCTCGACGTGATGCTGCCTTTGGTGTCCGGGGTTGATGTCTGCCGCCAGATCCGGGCCCGCTCCCAGGTGCCCATCATCATGGTCACGGCCAAGGGCGAGGAGATCGACGCGGTGGTGGGTTTGGAGGTGGGGGCCGACGACTACGTGACAAAGCCCTATCGACTGCGCGAGCTGATTTCCCGAATGCGGTCGCTGCTACGGCGAGCCCGATGGAGGGCGGAGAGCAACACATTTCGGGGAGGGGTCATCGAAGTGGGCGATGTGGCGGTCGACCCCGAGCGCCATGAGGTATTCGTGCGGGGGCAGCCGATCGAGCTGCCGCTGAAGGAATTCGACCTGTTGGAGCTGCTGTTGACCAACGCGGGGCGGGTGTTGACCCGGGATGCGCTGATCGACCAGGTATGGGGCAGCGACTATGTGGGCGACACCAAGACGCTGGACGTCCACGTCAAGCGGCTTCGGTCCAAGATTGAGAACGACCCCTCCAACCCCTGCCGTATTGTGACCATCCGCGGTCTGGGCTACAAGTACGCCACCGGCCTCCCGGCAGAGTCCGCGCCGCCATAG
- a CDS encoding ATP-binding protein yields the protein MIVALVVVAAAVGLVVVGAVAWREHRHFVDAEESRRRDDEIHRRQEDEVAESETRLRLSLDAITQGVVMADADGTVLYRNPYSQPFTEARHGEALVEAAVSELLAEAAQGRAVEREVELFGPPRQCLFVSAMPLRFEGKDYGSVALIDDITEPQRLDAMRRDFVANISHELRTPMGALSLLAETLAGETDLEVASRLAVRVQAEAIRLSDIMDDLLELSRIESNKASERAPVAIQHVISDALSRAKPTAEEKDVPIETALPALDLVVRADRRQLTSAVFNLLDNAVKYSEATRPVRVTTRLEGNWVEVEVRDQGYGIPLRHQERIFERFYQVDRSRGQTDGGVGLGLAIVRHVATNHGGEVRVESTEGEGSSFTLSVPIGAQA from the coding sequence CACCGGCACTTTGTCGACGCCGAGGAGAGCAGACGCCGCGACGACGAAATACACCGTCGCCAAGAGGACGAGGTTGCGGAAAGCGAGACCCGACTGCGTCTGTCATTGGATGCCATCACCCAAGGGGTGGTGATGGCCGATGCCGACGGCACCGTGTTGTATCGCAATCCCTACTCCCAGCCGTTCACTGAAGCTCGCCACGGGGAGGCACTCGTGGAGGCTGCGGTGTCCGAGCTGCTGGCCGAAGCGGCCCAAGGCCGGGCGGTTGAGCGAGAAGTCGAGCTGTTCGGCCCGCCTCGCCAATGCCTTTTCGTCAGTGCCATGCCGTTGCGGTTCGAGGGCAAGGACTACGGATCGGTGGCCCTCATCGACGACATCACCGAGCCCCAGCGGCTGGATGCCATGCGCCGGGATTTTGTGGCCAACATCAGCCACGAGCTCAGAACCCCGATGGGCGCACTCAGCTTGCTGGCCGAAACGCTGGCTGGAGAGACCGATCTCGAGGTGGCCTCCCGGTTGGCGGTGAGGGTACAGGCGGAGGCCATCCGGCTGTCCGACATCATGGACGACTTGCTGGAGCTCAGCCGGATCGAGAGCAACAAGGCCTCGGAGCGGGCACCGGTTGCCATCCAGCATGTGATCAGCGACGCCCTCTCCCGGGCCAAGCCCACCGCAGAAGAGAAGGACGTTCCCATCGAAACTGCTCTCCCCGCGCTGGATTTGGTGGTCCGGGCAGACCGCCGCCAACTCACCTCTGCGGTGTTCAACCTGTTGGACAACGCGGTCAAATACTCCGAGGCCACTCGCCCGGTCAGGGTCACAACCCGGTTGGAAGGCAATTGGGTTGAGGTGGAGGTGCGCGACCAGGGATACGGCATTCCGCTGCGCCACCAAGAGCGGATCTTCGAGCGCTTTTATCAGGTGGACCGCTCCCGAGGGCAGACCGATGGCGGCGTTGGGCTGGGCCTGGCCATCGTGCGCCATGTGGCCACCAACCATGGGGGCGAGGTCCGGGTGGAGTCCACGGAGGGGGAGGGCTCTTCGTTCACGCTGTCAGTGCCCATCGGAGCACAAGCATGA